The Psychrobacillus sp. FSL K6-2836 nucleotide sequence AGCAGATAATTCTGGCATTCCCCAACCGAGTTTGATTGCACCAAATGCACTTCCTACTAAAACAACAACTAAACCTAATAATGCAACTTTACGAGATAGCGTAAACTCTTCTTCCTCATACTCCGCTTTATTCTTATCTTTTAATTGTTCCAGGTATTCTGGAGCCATAATACTCTTACTTGGATCTGCTTTTGTCTTCTTAGCATAACGAAGAATATATACAACAGAGATTACTAGGAAGATAGCTAACGCTACTAGTCGGAAAACAACACCAGAATAAATTGGCAATCCTACAATCGTTTGACTAACACCTGTAGTATAAAAATTTACTGCACCTGCAGCAAAACCAATCGCTAAACCAATAGTAGATGTTGCAAAACCTGTGATTCGGTCATACCCCATACCCATTACAACAGCCATCGCTAGTGGGATAAAAGGGATTCCTCCTTCACCGAAACCAATTGTCCCCATTATGGAAAACAGCGTTATTAATGCTATAATTACAACCTTTTCTTTCCCTTCAGCAACCCTCAATAACTTATGAATACCTGCTGCAATTGCCCCTGATTTTTCAAGTATATATAGAGCTCCGCTTGCAAATAGAAGCATGACAATAATATCTGCAGATTGGACAACCCCGTTATGTAAAGCTGTAAAGAAGTCCATAAATCCTATTGGGTTCGCCTGATCCACATACTCAAACTTTTCTGTGTTCAGTTCTGTTATACCTGTTTCTGGATTTTGAACTCTTTCGTACTGTCCACTTGGTACAATCCATGATAATGCCACAACTAAAAGCATTACAAGGATGAACATTATATATACATGTGGAAAATTAAACCCTTTTCTTTTTTCCTTTGTTGACATGATAAATCCTCCCATTTTCCCCTATGTAATATTACAATTCAGCTAGTCCCTTGAAAAGTTCAACCCCTGTTTCAATGAGTTCATCTCGGAAGTCATATTCATTTGTATGAACATGTGGATAATCTTCTCCGTTTCCAATTAAACAATATGCCCCTTTTGTTAACTTTGTATAATGGCCAAAGTCTTCAGAACCTCGAAAAGCCTCTTTTTGTTCAACTAATTCAATGCCTTTTGATTTTGCAATTAACCGAATCTTTTCAGCGCTTTCTTTGTGGTTTATAGTTTCTGGGAATTCATCATTATAATAGAAACTTACTTTTAACCCGTGTTCCTCTCCTTGAGCTTTAGCAAAATTTTCAAGGTTTTCTTGAAGTCGATCCAACTCATCTTCGTAAAGGGCACGAATGGTCATACGAAGATCTC carries:
- a CDS encoding YfcC family protein, with protein sequence MSTKEKRKGFNFPHVYIMFILVMLLVVALSWIVPSGQYERVQNPETGITELNTEKFEYVDQANPIGFMDFFTALHNGVVQSADIIVMLLFASGALYILEKSGAIAAGIHKLLRVAEGKEKVVIIALITLFSIMGTIGFGEGGIPFIPLAMAVVMGMGYDRITGFATSTIGLAIGFAAGAVNFYTTGVSQTIVGLPIYSGVVFRLVALAIFLVISVVYILRYAKKTKADPSKSIMAPEYLEQLKDKNKAEYEEEEFTLSRKVALLGLVVVLVGSAFGAIKLGWGMPELSAVYAIYAVFLVIILRIKPSDAAVDFGNGAARLLATGLAIGFARSVMILMDQAQIIDTAVHALSGLLNNTGSVITLLVLFLVVIFFNFFVVSGSGKAMILMPIMGPLGKILGINQQVMVVLYQFGDGFTNYLWPTSGGLMAALGMSNVNYADWVKFSLKLFMLLHFAAFILILVAHYIGLGPF